In one window of Methanomicrobiales archaeon DNA:
- a CDS encoding GlpM family protein: MEYLYTALRFIVGGLIVVGVPYLAEYIDPRFGGLLTVAPIATILAFIFTRLETTHEITQSLVESSLFFAIPFVLFLASLYLLLQRLSFAPALIAALLIWLGGILIVFRLL; this comes from the coding sequence ATGGAGTATCTCTATACCGCCCTCCGATTCATCGTCGGGGGTCTGATCGTCGTCGGGGTTCCGTATCTCGCGGAGTACATCGATCCCCGGTTCGGGGGCCTCCTCACCGTCGCACCGATCGCCACCATTCTCGCGTTCATCTTCACACGCCTCGAGACAACCCACGAGATCACGCAGAGCCTGGTGGAGTCCTCGCTCTTCTTCGCGATCCCCTTCGTCCTCTTCCTGGCCTCGCTCTACCTCCTCCTGCAGCGGCTCTCGTTCGCCCCCGCCCTGATCGCTGCGCTCCTGATCTGGCTGGGCGGGATCCTGATCGTGTTCCGGCTCCTGTGA
- a CDS encoding tetratricopeptide repeat protein, with translation MGLLAQITGTVRKHPIRSRPPQKKIETVSTGTTLENLNGEATAHARAGRYGEAIRCYDRILAIDPNQVRAWINKGNCLCNLRRYDEALGCYDLAIALQPRDPLFRTNRGIALERMGRAREAIRCFTEAIELDPGCIEAWKARGRTCQRMGMVAEARVCERQVQALEQQAAIET, from the coding sequence ATGGGACTGCTGGCACAGATCACCGGGACCGTGCGGAAGCACCCGATCCGCTCCCGCCCCCCGCAGAAGAAGATCGAGACGGTGAGCACGGGCACGACGCTCGAGAACCTGAACGGGGAGGCGACCGCCCACGCCCGGGCCGGAAGGTACGGCGAGGCGATCCGCTGCTACGACCGCATCCTGGCGATCGATCCCAATCAGGTCCGGGCCTGGATCAACAAGGGCAACTGCCTCTGCAACCTCCGGAGGTACGACGAAGCCCTCGGATGCTACGATCTGGCGATCGCCCTGCAGCCCAGGGATCCCCTGTTCCGGACCAATAGGGGAATTGCCCTGGAGCGGATGGGCCGAGCCCGCGAGGCAATCCGCTGCTTTACCGAGGCGATCGAGCTGGACCCGGGGTGCATCGAGGCCTGGAAGGCTCGTGGGCGGACCTGCCAGCGGATGGGCATGGTTGCCGAGGCCCGGGTATGCGAGAGGCAGGTGCAGGCTCTGGAGCAGCAGGCGGCAATCGAGACCTGA